The following coding sequences are from one Planctomycetota bacterium window:
- a CDS encoding Gfo/Idh/MocA family oxidoreductase — MNNIRIAVIGVGHLGKNHAKHLSKIPGCTLVGVADTNQPAAEEIAQLYQAKAYTDYKKVLRHVDAVSIATPTVAHYAIARKTLAKGIHTFIEKPITTTVAEANKLISLAEKHKAVLQVGHIERFNPAFVAAKEYLQNPKFIECHRLSSFSFRSIDIDIVLDLMIHDIDLILSIVKSPVKKVDAVGVKIISEKNDLANARLVFANGCVANLTASRASDKAMRKMRIFTQPFPISASYPKSPTTDKSSEVSIQNDAERAGFTGQAYTSIDFAERTASVYESKGDLSTLAANPPPGFNPKEFMLDKFINVRNLAITPYDQLEQELTSFVETISGNKTPQVSGADGRDALAICHKILGKI; from the coding sequence ATGAATAACATCAGAATCGCGGTTATCGGAGTCGGGCACCTGGGCAAGAACCACGCCAAACACCTGTCCAAGATACCGGGCTGCACCTTAGTCGGCGTGGCGGATACCAACCAGCCGGCGGCTGAAGAAATCGCCCAGCTCTACCAGGCCAAGGCCTATACTGATTACAAAAAGGTATTGCGGCACGTGGATGCGGTCAGCATTGCCACCCCGACCGTGGCGCATTACGCCATCGCCCGCAAGACGCTGGCCAAGGGCATCCATACCTTCATAGAAAAACCCATTACGACAACCGTAGCAGAAGCCAATAAACTCATCTCACTGGCTGAGAAACACAAGGCAGTCCTGCAGGTCGGGCATATCGAGCGGTTCAATCCGGCATTCGTGGCGGCCAAAGAATACCTCCAGAACCCGAAGTTCATAGAATGCCACCGCCTGAGTTCGTTCTCATTCCGTTCCATAGACATTGACATCGTCCTGGACCTGATGATACACGACATTGACCTGATTTTGTCCATAGTCAAATCACCGGTTAAAAAGGTGGATGCGGTGGGCGTAAAGATAATCTCGGAGAAAAACGATTTAGCCAATGCCCGGCTGGTATTTGCCAACGGCTGTGTGGCTAACCTGACCGCCTCGCGGGCCTCGGACAAGGCCATGAGGAAGATGCGAATATTCACCCAGCCCTTTCCGATTAGCGCCAGTTATCCCAAAAGTCCTACCACAGATAAATCATCTGAAGTTAGTATTCAGAACGATGCAGAAAGGGCTGGGTTTACCGGCCAAGCCTACACATCGATTGACTTTGCGGAACGGACAGCCAGCGTCTATGAAAGCAAGGGCGACCTGTCCACCCTGGCCGCAAATCCGCCGCCCGGATTCAATCCCAAGGAATTCATGCTCGATAAATTCATCAATGTCCGCAATCTGGCCATTACGCCCTATGACCAGTTGGAACAGGAACTGACCTCGTTTGTGGAAACCATTAGCGGAAATAAAACACCCCAGGTATCCGGCGCGGACGGCCGTGATGCCTTAGCCATCTGCCATAAAATACTGGGGAAGATATAG
- a CDS encoding tetratricopeptide repeat protein: protein MLVKFCSRIIEACWLVALAGIPVFFNPYTTRVFESDKTYLLRSITIVMLLAWFVKKSAEGFSLDAAFKEKGNRIILGSVLALGTIYFISSIFSITPYFSFKGYFLREEGFYSLACYIVTFFIVLGNLREPGQLSRLLHTMILSATIVSVYGILQYFKIDTVAWAGGERTRVTTTLGGPIFAGAYLIIVIPLILSRLMEYITDGFRRNIPIIILYALVLAVNIYCMLLTKSRGPFVGFIISLFLFFMLFVRLRQMKRLFLSVVTITAVFITFMVILNIPNGPLSGLQKRFGRTAQLYEMEGSGKVRLLIWEGAIDILRSSPERLAFGHGLESPFPLYHKYTPSSFGRYEGSAIPDHSHNDTFDILITSGIMGLLTYLGIISLLIYYTFNRLGFFTSLYSRKLFILSLAGGVALGLIIPIIMGKMIFIGIAIPFGFMAGLFSYLLLTWKTQPVSGGNNLLLLIGLISAVIGNFAELQFGLGVTATRLYFWVYAAIILFIINSLPQAKPASTDIGASDKKDTINLALVYGLLTGLIIAFFSFALLKRKFIPEGLPANFYIIIVTIGFISTLYLVFAAIRSARVIDTIIYLFTAIIWGAIFHFIFSALLSDLTLFPTAFINYAYAFVGATIFVVAIFIRQDAASFQANKASFSTVLAAVILIPLSFIAVHYTNLREDYADAWCREGENHEKGQRWAEAIASFQKSIELSPQTDYYYANLSRAYKSSGDYNKSIETLRGALKANPLNRFHNIEIARTYRLWSDQIKDNPADQESKLTRSLQTYSELAMLSPKNPTVPKEMANIYFTKQDYNKAIEYYLKAVALDSQLAEAYVLIGKSYKQLNDAGKTIENYEKAFSVAPGNAMIRSEFIRLGEEYFNQNKFEDSLQVNLTLIKLAPKDYQHYHNTSVVLDQLGRIDQAIENSKKALELVRLYMPTQTKGVEGFLQKLEQKNKK from the coding sequence ATGTTAGTTAAATTCTGCAGTCGGATAATTGAGGCCTGCTGGCTGGTCGCCTTGGCCGGCATCCCGGTATTCTTTAACCCCTATACCACCCGGGTCTTTGAGTCCGACAAGACCTATCTCCTGCGATCCATTACCATCGTCATGCTCCTGGCCTGGTTTGTCAAGAAGTCCGCTGAAGGATTCTCCCTGGATGCCGCGTTCAAAGAAAAAGGTAACCGGATAATCCTGGGCTCAGTCCTGGCCCTGGGAACCATCTATTTCATCTCATCCATCTTCTCTATCACGCCCTATTTCAGCTTCAAGGGCTATTTCCTGCGCGAAGAAGGATTCTACTCGCTGGCCTGTTATATCGTAACCTTCTTTATCGTTCTGGGTAATCTCAGGGAACCAGGCCAGTTAAGCCGCCTGCTCCATACCATGATTCTGTCTGCGACCATTGTCAGCGTCTATGGCATCCTGCAATATTTCAAGATAGACACGGTGGCCTGGGCCGGCGGCGAGCGCACCCGCGTGACCACCACCTTAGGTGGCCCTATCTTTGCCGGAGCTTATCTGATTATCGTCATCCCGCTCATCCTGTCGCGCCTGATGGAATACATCACCGACGGATTCCGCAGGAATATTCCGATAATCATCCTTTACGCCTTGGTCCTGGCCGTAAATATCTACTGCATGCTCCTGACCAAGAGCCGCGGTCCCTTTGTCGGATTTATCATCAGCCTATTCCTGTTTTTCATGCTATTCGTCCGACTCAGGCAGATGAAACGGCTGTTTCTCTCGGTCGTGACCATAACCGCCGTCTTCATAACCTTCATGGTAATATTGAATATTCCGAATGGACCGTTATCCGGATTGCAAAAACGCTTCGGCCGGACTGCCCAACTCTACGAGATGGAAGGCAGCGGCAAGGTCCGGCTCCTTATCTGGGAAGGCGCGATAGACATCCTGAGGTCATCGCCTGAACGGCTGGCCTTCGGGCACGGGCTGGAATCGCCTTTCCCGCTTTATCACAAATATACCCCTTCCTCTTTCGGCCGGTATGAAGGCAGCGCTATACCGGACCATTCGCACAACGACACCTTTGATATCCTCATCACCTCGGGCATTATGGGCTTATTAACCTACCTGGGAATCATCTCTCTGCTAATATATTACACATTCAACCGGCTCGGATTTTTTACCTCGCTTTACTCCCGGAAATTATTCATCCTGTCGCTGGCTGGCGGGGTCGCACTCGGCCTGATTATCCCGATAATCATGGGCAAGATGATATTCATCGGAATAGCCATACCCTTCGGATTTATGGCCGGCCTATTTTCCTACCTGCTTCTGACCTGGAAAACCCAGCCCGTATCAGGCGGGAATAATCTACTCCTGCTCATCGGATTAATCTCAGCTGTTATCGGTAATTTCGCCGAGCTCCAGTTCGGCCTCGGCGTCACCGCCACCCGGCTTTACTTCTGGGTTTATGCAGCAATCATACTTTTTATCATCAACTCCCTGCCCCAGGCCAAGCCCGCTTCCACGGATATCGGCGCTAGTGACAAGAAAGACACCATCAATCTGGCGCTCGTCTATGGACTGCTCACCGGACTGATTATCGCCTTCTTCTCCTTTGCCCTGCTCAAGCGGAAATTTATCCCCGAAGGGCTTCCCGCGAATTTCTACATTATCATAGTGACTATCGGATTTATATCCACTCTCTACCTGGTCTTCGCGGCCATCCGCTCGGCCCGGGTCATCGACACCATCATCTATTTATTCACCGCCATCATCTGGGGCGCTATATTCCATTTTATCTTCTCCGCCCTATTAAGCGATTTGACCTTATTCCCCACAGCATTCATCAACTATGCCTATGCCTTTGTCGGTGCAACCATATTTGTCGTTGCGATTTTTATCAGGCAGGACGCCGCTTCGTTTCAGGCAAATAAGGCATCATTCTCCACCGTATTAGCCGCAGTCATATTAATCCCGCTGTCATTCATCGCCGTCCATTACACCAACCTGCGCGAAGACTATGCGGATGCCTGGTGCCGGGAAGGCGAGAACCACGAAAAAGGACAGCGCTGGGCTGAAGCTATCGCCAGTTTCCAGAAGAGCATTGAGTTATCGCCCCAGACCGATTATTATTATGCCAACCTGTCCCGGGCCTACAAAAGCAGCGGCGATTATAACAAATCCATCGAGACATTGCGCGGCGCCTTAAAGGCCAATCCGCTCAACCGGTTCCATAATATTGAAATCGCCCGAACTTATCGCCTCTGGTCAGACCAGATTAAGGACAACCCGGCTGACCAGGAATCCAAATTAACCCGGTCATTACAGACCTACAGTGAACTGGCCATGCTTTCCCCCAAAAACCCGACTGTTCCCAAGGAGATGGCCAATATCTATTTTACCAAACAGGACTACAACAAAGCAATCGAATACTATCTCAAGGCCGTGGCGCTAGACAGCCAGCTGGCTGAGGCCTATGTGCTTATCGGCAAGTCCTACAAGCAATTAAACGACGCCGGAAAAACCATTGAGAACTACGAAAAGGCGTTTAGCGTAGCTCCGGGGAATGCCATGATTCGCTCCGAATTCATCCGCTTAGGCGAGGAATACTTCAACCAGAATAAGTTTGAGGATTCACTCCAAGTCAACCTGACCCTCATCAAATTAGCACCCAAGGATTACCAGCACTACCACAATACCTCGGTGGTCCTGGACCAGCTGGGCCGGATTGACCAGGCCATAGAAAACTCCAAAAAGGCGCTGGAGTTAGTAAGGTTATACATGCCCACCCAGACCAAAGGCGTTGAAGGATTCCTGCAAAAACTGGAACAGAAGAATAAAAAATAA
- a CDS encoding acetolactate synthase has translation MQIEKQFSVSGVNKPAVLANIARALADEKVNIKALIITDSKGSDVMKMVVDKPDVARTLLSKFDSPVTEANVISVDIPNRPGAFAALAEKLSRSHINIESAYCTAGGPAGKAIAIFQVPYIEQAKKVMLEAMNRKPEKLIPTMRAPQGRR, from the coding sequence ATGCAGATAGAAAAGCAGTTCAGCGTATCCGGCGTGAACAAACCGGCCGTGCTGGCCAATATCGCCCGGGCCCTGGCAGATGAAAAGGTCAATATCAAGGCTTTAATCATCACCGATTCAAAAGGATCCGATGTAATGAAGATGGTCGTGGATAAACCCGATGTCGCCCGGACTCTTCTGTCAAAGTTCGATTCTCCGGTTACAGAGGCCAATGTAATTTCCGTGGACATCCCGAACCGTCCCGGCGCCTTTGCAGCGCTGGCCGAAAAGTTAAGCCGCTCGCATATCAATATTGAATCCGCCTACTGCACCGCCGGAGGCCCGGCCGGCAAGGCCATCGCCATATTCCAGGTACCTTACATAGAACAGGCCAAAAAGGTGATGCTCGAGGCAATGAACCGCAAGCCGGAGAAACTGATTCCGACTATGCGCGCGCCACAAGGCAGAAGATAA
- a CDS encoding radical SAM protein produces the protein MNKNNPNSIMEEISGRADRLLIPLTVLLEPTRRCNLECRHCYRIENTEREEMPLRRILSLLDELRQMGCLFLTISGGEPLLHPNFLEICRKAHSLNMAISIFTNGTLMSESLTRQLKQLNIIDVHLSIYGAKPETHDSITRHKGSHNKTIDTVLRLKQNNLSMRFKYIIMKSNFREYKNMLRLAEQLDIPYDLDPIITPRDDRDKTPTKLSLSDEELEVIYRDMMPTAAGGQPGNSCSSGRSYCAINSYGDVYPCIQLPVPAGNIMKNAFSDIWSNSKWLGEIRDFYSPSQAACADCAEINYCRQCPGMNYLETNNIYGISNETCRNTRAIKRATLDKNLDSRPNNIYSIKTD, from the coding sequence ATGAATAAAAACAACCCAAATTCCATAATGGAAGAAATCTCCGGCCGGGCTGACCGGTTATTGATTCCGCTCACAGTTTTATTGGAACCGACCCGCCGCTGCAATCTTGAGTGCCGGCATTGCTACCGCATAGAAAATACCGAGCGGGAAGAAATGCCGCTCCGAAGAATTCTCAGCTTATTGGACGAGTTACGCCAAATGGGTTGTCTTTTCCTGACCATCAGCGGCGGTGAACCGCTCCTGCACCCGAATTTCCTGGAAATATGCCGCAAAGCACATTCGCTCAATATGGCTATCAGCATTTTCACCAACGGTACTCTCATGTCCGAATCATTAACCCGCCAGCTGAAGCAACTTAATATTATTGATGTTCATTTAAGCATCTATGGCGCAAAGCCGGAGACCCACGACAGCATCACCCGACATAAAGGTTCGCATAACAAAACCATAGATACCGTATTAAGGTTAAAGCAAAACAACCTAAGCATGCGATTTAAATATATAATCATGAAAAGCAATTTCCGGGAATATAAAAACATGCTTCGCCTGGCCGAGCAATTGGATATTCCCTATGACTTAGACCCGATTATTACCCCGCGAGACGACCGGGATAAAACCCCGACCAAACTATCTTTATCAGACGAGGAATTAGAAGTAATCTACCGGGATATGATGCCAACAGCCGCCGGTGGCCAACCCGGCAACTCCTGCTCCTCAGGCCGTTCATACTGCGCCATAAATTCGTATGGCGATGTTTATCCCTGTATCCAACTGCCGGTACCGGCCGGTAATATTATGAAGAATGCCTTTTCCGATATCTGGAGTAATTCAAAGTGGCTCGGGGAAATACGCGACTTTTACAGCCCGAGCCAAGCGGCCTGCGCCGATTGCGCTGAGATTAATTATTGCCGCCAATGCCCGGGGATGAATTACCTGGAAACCAATAATATTTATGGCATTTCCAATGAAACCTGCCGCAATACTCGGGCAATAAAAAGAGCGACGCTTGATAAAAATCTTGACAGCCGCCCCAATAATATCTATAGTATTAAGACTGATTAA
- a CDS encoding PqqD family protein, producing the protein MIRLDDSAERINYPFQKIEDDTIIVDPKNRLMHQLNDVGSRVWELLSQRQAIRDIITTITDEYNVDPSAASEDVIQLLDKMSELKLIKVTNE; encoded by the coding sequence ATGATACGATTAGACGACTCGGCGGAAAGAATCAATTATCCATTCCAGAAGATTGAAGACGACACCATCATCGTCGATCCCAAAAACAGGTTGATGCATCAGTTGAACGATGTCGGTTCGCGGGTCTGGGAACTCCTGAGCCAAAGACAGGCAATAAGAGATATAATCACAACCATTACGGATGAATATAACGTGGATCCCTCCGCTGCAAGCGAGGACGTAATCCAATTACTGGACAAGATGTCAGAACTTAAGTTGATAAAAGTAACCAATGAATAA
- a CDS encoding GIY-YIG nuclease family protein, whose product METLSGYVYILKSERNGTYCIGSAKNLDHRLVEHNSGEVKYTRNIRPLALMFAQKYDTLTKARKVEYKLKRLKSAKVIEQIIAEQSIKIKVPGV is encoded by the coding sequence ATGGAAACTCTCAGTGGTTATGTATACATCCTGAAGAGTGAGCGCAACGGAACTTATTGTATTGGAAGCGCAAAAAACTTAGACCACAGATTGGTAGAACATAACTCTGGCGAGGTAAAGTATACTCGTAACATTAGACCTTTGGCTCTGATGTTTGCTCAGAAATATGATACATTAACAAAGGCGCGAAAGGTAGAATACAAACTAAAGCGTCTTAAAAGTGCTAAAGTTATAGAGCAAATTATTGCTGAGCAAAGTATAAAAATAAAAGTACCGGGGGTGTAG
- a CDS encoding biotin--[acetyl-CoA-carboxylase] ligase, translating to MEENYFTSLNTKTIGRKVLCHKKVTSTNDLAWLEVSKGIEGGTVILADEQLKGRGRFGREWFSPGQKGIWLSVVLYPSNFPEETFLLMSIGALAVADLLRNKFNLPASIRWPNDVIINNKKIAGIIVESKYINKSPNAAVLGIGMNIDMPESEIPADLKDITTSLFEETNQATALKIENIASDLICLLDKWYLKITSRELKPIQDAWRSFSCVMNKKVSVKIKDKLLEGKIVDLDPCKGFALLESDGNTRWWRGETVEMLRLI from the coding sequence ATGGAAGAAAATTATTTCACCAGCCTTAATACCAAAACCATCGGCCGAAAGGTCTTGTGCCACAAGAAGGTCACCTCGACCAATGACCTGGCCTGGCTGGAAGTGTCCAAAGGAATTGAGGGAGGAACGGTTATTCTGGCTGACGAACAATTAAAAGGCCGGGGCAGATTCGGCCGGGAATGGTTTTCACCGGGACAAAAAGGAATCTGGTTATCAGTGGTGCTCTATCCATCAAATTTCCCGGAAGAAACATTCCTGCTGATGTCCATCGGCGCGCTGGCCGTGGCTGATTTGCTCAGGAATAAATTTAATCTGCCCGCATCTATCCGCTGGCCCAATGATGTTATCATCAACAATAAGAAAATAGCCGGCATAATTGTGGAAAGCAAATACATCAACAAATCACCCAATGCCGCGGTGTTGGGCATTGGAATGAATATTGATATGCCGGAATCGGAAATACCGGCTGACCTGAAAGATATCACCACCTCATTGTTCGAGGAGACAAATCAGGCAACTGCTCTGAAAATTGAAAATATCGCGTCCGACTTAATCTGCCTGCTGGACAAATGGTACCTCAAAATAACCAGCCGGGAATTGAAACCCATTCAGGATGCCTGGCGCAGTTTTTCCTGCGTCATGAATAAAAAAGTCTCGGTTAAGATAAAAGATAAGTTACTGGAAGGCAAGATAGTGGACTTAGACCCATGTAAGGGCTTTGCATTATTGGAATCGGATGGTAATACCCGCTGGTGGCGCGGCGAGACCGTGGAAATGCTGCGCTTGATTTGA
- the smpB gene encoding SsrA-binding protein SmpB, with amino-acid sequence MSSNSNIKIVLKNKKAYFNYEILEKFESGLVLKGTEVKSIRDGKASINESFARPSRGELFIYQMDISHYKYSRMDGYDPKRPKKLLLKRGEINRLIGKIKEKGLTLIPLSLYFKNGFAKIELGLARGKKLYDKRESLRKKDTEKEIRRVFKQNR; translated from the coding sequence ATGTCCAGTAATAGCAATATAAAAATTGTGCTCAAGAATAAAAAAGCGTATTTCAATTACGAGATTCTGGAAAAATTCGAGTCCGGTCTGGTTCTGAAAGGAACCGAGGTAAAATCCATCCGGGACGGCAAGGCCAGCATCAATGAAAGCTTTGCCCGGCCGTCCAGAGGGGAATTATTCATCTACCAAATGGATATCAGCCATTATAAATACAGCCGGATGGATGGTTACGACCCGAAACGGCCCAAGAAACTATTGCTCAAAAGAGGCGAAATCAACCGGCTGATCGGTAAAATAAAGGAAAAAGGATTGACGCTGATTCCGCTTTCATTATACTTCAAGAACGGGTTTGCCAAAATAGAACTGGGCCTGGCCCGGGGCAAAAAGCTATATGACAAACGGGAATCTCTCAGGAAAAAGGATACGGAAAAGGAAATAAGAAGAGTATTCAAACAGAATAGATAG
- a CDS encoding lysophospholipid acyltransferase family protein: MKIIYNVFMIPLYWRLGKAILFGLCRTCRFREMNAELARDLVSDRRKNAIFVFWHNRMFFMTYLMKIRYVARGHKLVVFSSYSKDGEIMTRLESSLGTAVIRGSTSKGAIKGLINLLRQALTGYSPVITPDGPRGPKYQVQDGLLFLAQKTGFPVIPISWNASKFHRFKSWDSFMIPLPGARVTVTYGAPVIAQANEDKESLRARIKDALMKITAD; encoded by the coding sequence ATGAAGATAATCTATAATGTTTTTATGATTCCGCTGTATTGGAGATTGGGCAAGGCCATCCTGTTTGGGTTATGCCGGACCTGCCGATTCCGGGAAATGAATGCCGAACTGGCGCGTGATTTGGTATCTGACAGGCGCAAAAACGCCATTTTCGTCTTCTGGCACAACCGAATGTTCTTCATGACCTATCTTATGAAGATACGATATGTGGCGCGCGGCCACAAACTGGTGGTCTTTTCCAGCTACAGCAAGGACGGCGAGATAATGACTCGGCTGGAATCATCGCTGGGCACGGCGGTTATCCGGGGCTCGACCTCCAAGGGCGCCATCAAGGGGTTGATTAATCTCCTGCGCCAGGCCCTGACCGGTTATTCGCCGGTGATTACGCCGGACGGCCCGCGCGGGCCCAAATACCAGGTCCAGGACGGATTATTATTCCTGGCCCAGAAGACCGGATTCCCGGTTATTCCGATTTCCTGGAATGCATCCAAGTTCCATAGGTTCAAGTCCTGGGATAGTTTTATGATTCCGCTGCCCGGCGCTAGGGTTACCGTCACCTACGGCGCACCGGTGATTGCCCAGGCCAACGAGGACAAAGAATCGCTCCGGGCACGTATCAAAGATGCACTGATGAAGATTACAGCGGATTAG
- the typA gene encoding translational GTPase TypA, whose amino-acid sequence MTKTESNKKIRNIAIIAHVDHGKTTLVDLMLRQSGVFRQNQEISERVMDNLDLEKERGITIAAKNCSITWKDVRINILDTPGHADFGGEVERSLSMVDGAILLVDAAEGPLPQTRFVLRKSLEAGLKMIVVINKIDRKDARPKEVLDEIYNLFIDLEAHEKDLDFPVLYAVGRDGIAQKTLEEQGKDLTILFDTILKTVPAPSYHPSEPFQMLVADLDYSDYVGQLAIGRVFNGSARCNDNLVCIKEDGRTIPIRVTKLQVYNGISIELVDEVHPGDIIILAGIENVSIGDTICNESVPKALPRINVDEPTVSMAFTMNTSPFAGEEGTFVQSRKIMERLRRETLQNVGIQMEEAPDSDTYIVKGRGEFQMEILLETMRREGYEVSVGRPQVIFKKKDGQTVEPIEHLYIDCDEAHIGIVTEKISQRKGQMINMINHGTGRVRLEFTIPTRCLIGYRNEFLTDTRGTGIMSSYLKGYEEFRGEFKSRLTGSLVADRKGAAAPYALENLEARGALFVKPGDRVYEGMIVGEYSRDGDLNVNAAKGKKLTNMRSSTCDDNIILKPVMPMTLGKAITFIRDDEMVEVTPKSVRLRKKVLSADARKSSRPRGQRREEEDEEN is encoded by the coding sequence ATGACGAAGACTGAGAGCAATAAGAAGATCCGCAACATCGCCATCATCGCCCACGTGGACCACGGCAAGACCACGCTGGTTGACCTGATGCTGCGCCAGAGCGGCGTGTTCCGCCAGAACCAGGAAATCTCCGAACGGGTCATGGACAACCTGGACCTGGAAAAAGAACGGGGCATCACCATCGCGGCCAAGAACTGCTCCATCACCTGGAAGGACGTGCGCATCAATATCCTGGATACGCCGGGCCACGCCGATTTCGGCGGCGAGGTGGAGCGGAGCTTGAGCATGGTGGACGGCGCGATACTGCTGGTCGACGCGGCCGAAGGCCCGCTGCCCCAGACCAGGTTCGTCCTGAGAAAGTCGCTGGAAGCCGGACTTAAGATGATTGTGGTCATCAACAAGATTGACCGCAAGGACGCCCGGCCCAAAGAGGTCTTAGACGAAATCTACAATCTCTTCATTGATCTGGAAGCCCATGAGAAAGACCTGGATTTCCCGGTTTTATACGCAGTCGGGCGCGACGGCATTGCCCAGAAGACCCTGGAAGAACAGGGCAAGGACTTGACTATCCTGTTTGATACCATTCTCAAGACCGTTCCGGCGCCGTCTTATCATCCGTCCGAGCCGTTCCAGATGCTGGTGGCTGACCTGGATTATTCCGATTATGTCGGCCAGCTGGCCATCGGCCGAGTATTCAACGGCTCAGCCCGCTGCAACGACAATCTGGTCTGCATCAAGGAGGACGGCAGAACCATACCCATCCGGGTCACCAAACTCCAGGTCTATAACGGCATCTCCATAGAATTGGTGGACGAGGTCCATCCGGGCGATATCATTATCCTGGCCGGTATTGAAAACGTGTCTATCGGCGATACTATCTGTAACGAAAGCGTGCCCAAGGCATTGCCTCGCATCAATGTGGACGAGCCGACCGTGTCTATGGCCTTTACCATGAACACCTCGCCGTTTGCCGGTGAAGAGGGCACCTTTGTCCAGTCCCGTAAAATAATGGAGCGCCTGCGCCGGGAAACACTGCAGAACGTGGGTATCCAAATGGAAGAAGCGCCTGATTCTGATACATATATCGTCAAGGGCCGGGGCGAATTCCAGATGGAGATCTTGCTCGAGACCATGCGGCGCGAGGGCTATGAGGTCAGCGTCGGACGGCCCCAGGTCATCTTCAAAAAGAAGGACGGCCAGACCGTAGAGCCGATAGAGCATCTCTACATAGATTGCGACGAGGCCCATATCGGCATCGTTACCGAAAAAATCTCCCAGCGCAAGGGCCAGATGATTAATATGATCAACCACGGCACCGGCCGGGTCCGGCTGGAATTCACCATCCCGACCCGGTGCCTGATCGGATACCGCAACGAATTCCTGACCGACACGCGCGGCACCGGCATAATGAGTTCATATCTTAAGGGCTACGAGGAGTTCCGGGGCGAATTCAAGTCGCGGCTGACCGGCTCGCTGGTGGCGGACCGCAAAGGCGCGGCCGCGCCGTATGCTTTGGAAAATCTCGAGGCGCGCGGCGCGCTCTTTGTCAAGCCGGGCGACCGGGTTTATGAAGGCATGATTGTCGGCGAATACAGCCGGGACGGCGACTTGAATGTCAATGCCGCCAAGGGCAAGAAACTGACCAATATGCGCTCGTCCACCTGCGATGATAATATCATTCTCAAGCCGGTTATGCCCATGACCCTGGGCAAGGCCATCACCTTCATCCGCGATGACGAGATGGTCGAGGTCACGCCCAAGTCCGTCCGCCTGCGCAAGAAGGTCCTCTCGGCTGATGCCCGCAAGAGTTCCCGTCCCCGGGGCCAAAGAAGAGAAGAGGAAGACGAGGAGAATTAA